A part of Rhipicephalus microplus isolate Deutch F79 chromosome 8, USDA_Rmic, whole genome shotgun sequence genomic DNA contains:
- the LOC142769025 gene encoding uncharacterized protein LOC142769025 encodes MVILQRHSRRLRATSYARRRRCSWSRSRHADESASTWVAESRKLRRAGPIYRLFSGVAEHGSDQPPHSEQLSQRRPWCDGNSGTFPNPGDAATRRNISTTVALRGEAHESVQSKLPEVELEQRFKKM; translated from the exons ACGACTTCGGGCGACGAGCTACGCCAGACGACGACGGTGCTCGTGGTCACGGTCAAGACATGCTGACGAGTCGGCGTCTACGTGGGTTGCCGAGTCACGGAAGCTGAGGCGAGCTGGGCCGATCTATCGGCTGTTCTCGGGCGTGGCCGAGCACGGATCCGACCAGCCACCGCACAGCGAGCAGCTGTCCCAGCGACGGCCGTGGTGCGACGGCAACTCCGGGACCTTCCCAAATCCAGGAGACGCGGCGACACGTCGGAACATCTCGACGACAGTGGC GCTGCGGGGAGAAGCCCATGAGTCGGTGCAGAGCAAGCTTCCCGAGGTGGAGCTGGAACAGCGCTTCAAGAAAATGTGA